A single region of the Verrucomicrobiia bacterium genome encodes:
- a CDS encoding DUF2147 domain-containing protein: protein MNKIIAAWLIGLALILPQFGARSEEASPGDEIIGVWHTTGDRGDVKIFKRDGRYFGEVLNIAEPNWPANDKHGMGGKPKNDRYNPNPKLRDRPVIGIELMTEFVYARKNLWDEGKIYDPETGKTYKCKMILKSPNKLEVHGYIGISLFGRTVTWTRAEETK from the coding sequence ATGAACAAAATCATCGCCGCCTGGCTGATTGGTCTCGCACTGATTTTGCCACAGTTCGGCGCGCGGTCGGAGGAGGCATCGCCGGGCGATGAAATCATCGGCGTGTGGCACACGACGGGTGATCGCGGCGATGTAAAAATCTTCAAGCGAGATGGCCGTTACTTCGGAGAGGTGTTAAACATCGCCGAGCCGAATTGGCCGGCGAATGACAAGCACGGCATGGGCGGCAAGCCCAAGAACGACCGCTATAATCCCAATCCAAAACTACGCGATCGTCCGGTGATCGGGATCGAACTGATGACGGAGTTTGTCTATGCGCGAAAAAATCTGTGGGACGAGGGCAAAATCTATGATCCCGAAACGGGCAAGACTTATAAGTGCAAAATGATTTTGAAATCGCCGAACAAGCTTGAAGTGCATGGATATATCGGGATTTCACTG